The Cytobacillus sp. NJ13 sequence AATAGACGATATCTATACAACAGGATCTACTCTATACCATGCAGCGAAAGTATTGAAGGCAGGAGGAGCCGAATCAATATCTTCGATTACATTGGCGAGAGGTTAATGAATGGAATAAATTTCAATTCGGTGTTTTTGACGTGGGCAGTTATTAGGAAAATAATACTATGTTAAAATATCCTAAACCAGGGTAAATTTTACGAAAGTAAAAGACGCAAAGCTGCGTGCCTAAAGCAGGATTCTGTCATGGCAGCCGGGCTTCATATAAAAAACTTTTTTCGTTTGCCTTTTTTATTGGAAAGGATGTCTTGAAGTGAACGAATTTAATACACAGGATGGTGAAAAAACCACTAAAGATATTGCTGATTCTAGCAGTCAGCAATTGGAATTGACTAAGATTAAGAATAACCTCAACCAGGCTCAGATGATCGCCAATATTGGAAGCCTGGAGTACGATGTGGAAAACGATAAAGGGTTTTGGTCAGATCAGCTGTTTCGGATTTTTGGCCTAAAACCTCAAAAAGGCTTTTTTCCAGATTACAGAATGTATTTGAGTTATCTTCATCCAGACGACCGCCCGGCTTTTGAAGGGCAGTTTAAAAAGCTTCTGAAGGAAAAGGACAGTGTTGATCTGGTATGCCGGATAACCAGGCAGGATGGGGAAGAACGGTATATTCATCATCGGGCAGATTATTTTGCAGATGAAAATGGATCAGCTAAAATCATCGCAACAATTCAGGATATAACTGAAAAGCGGCGCATGGAAGAACAGCTTTATGAAAATGAGCGGAAAATTGGGCAGATATATGAAAATCTTGATGTAGGAATCTATTCCGCAGATTTGGCAGAAAGAAAAGTTCTTCATTTTTCCAGGGGCGTGGAAGGGATTTTTGGTTATACTGCCGAGGAGTTTATTGCCGATTTCGATTTGTGGAACAATGTGATCCATCCCGATGATATGGAGAGGGTTGAAACAGAGCGGGCAAAAATTTTGAATGGGAATAGCATCCGCTATCAATATCGAATTATTCATAAATCCGGTGAGGTTAGATGGGTTCATGACCACAGTATCCCGTATCTGAATGAAAGAGGCGAGCTTATCCGGGTTGATGGATTTGTAACGGATATAACAGAGCAAAAATGGCTTGAAAAGAAAATGAGGCATATGGCATTTTATGATCATTTGACAGATCTCCCAAATCGCCGATACTTTGATCAAAAGCTTCAGAGTTTGGTAGAAGACACTCCCCAACAGCACTTTGCCGTTTTGTTTTTTGATTTGCAGCGTTTAAAACAGATTAATGATACATTCGGGCATTCAGCTGGTGATGAACTCCTCAGGCTTGTTTCGAAAAGAATTAAGGAGAGATTGAATTCAGCCCATTTTTCAGCAAGGATTTCGGGTGACCAATTTGCGATGATTATGGAACATCTTCAGAAGGTAGAGAATCCTTCTTTTTTAGCGGATTCTATTAATGAAATTTTTTCTGAAACCTTTCATATCGATAGCTTTGAGCTTAAAATCTCCCCGTCCATAGGTATTAGTGTTTATCCGAATAATGGGAAAACAGCTGATGAATTGATCAGAAATACCGAAACTTCCCTTTACCATGCTAAACAGAAAGGAAAGAACCGATTCCAGGTTTATCATCCTTCCATGGATATTGAGTCGTATAAGCTATTCACACTTGAACAGGATATGCGGAAAGCGCTGCAGAATGATGAATTTTTCCTGGAATACCAGCCAAGAGTCGATACGAAGACCGGCAAAATCTTAAGCGCAGAGGCTCTATTGAGGTGGAATCATCCAGAATGGGGCAGGGTATCCCCGTTGGAGTTCATACCCGTTGCTGAGGAATCCGGCTTAATTATCGATATAGGCGAATATGTGATAAGGAAGGTATCAAGGCAACTTTATTCCTGGAAAGAAAAAGGCTTGAATATTGTTCCGATATCTGTCAATATCTCTCCGCTAAGTTTTTTGAAAAATAGTCTTGTTTCTACAATAGAAGAAGCATTGGAAGAGAATCACCTTGATGCGGCACTTATAGAAATAGAATTGACGGAATCTTCCCTAATCAACTATTCCGAGAACGTAATCTCTGTTCTAAAAGAACTGGGTTCGATGGGAGTGAAAATTGCACTGGATGACTTTGGGACCGGCTATTCCTCTATCACACAATTGAAAAAATATAAATTTGATGTCTTGAAAATTGATAAAACGTTTATTCAGGCAATGGATAAAAACGCGGAAGATGCAATCATTACAGCCAATTTAGTTCAGCTTGCACATGGGCTGAATATGAAGGTTGTAGCAGAAGGCGTGGAGACCTTTGAACAGTTCTATTCCTTAAGAAAAAATGGATGCGACCAAATACAGGGATATCTTTTCAGCAAACCGGTTCCAAATTCAGTATTTGAACAGAAATTGCTAATTGGCACTCTAAAACCGCAAAACATTAAAGAAGAAAACGTGTTTAAAGGTTTGCGCAAGTATGCTCGAGTTGAGTTTCCCTATCCGCTGGAAGCAGATATGACGATCCTCGAACTTAATCACAAGTCTGTCAAAATGGGCAGCACCAAAATATTGATAGAAGACATTAGTGCAGGCGGAGTAAAGTTTGTTTCCAAAATCAAACTTCCTGTGAGGAAGGATATCATTCTATTAATTGAAACAATGCTGTTAGGAGAGAACCTTGCTTTTAAAGGAACGATCGTCCGAAAAGATGGAATTTCCGATACTCTGACTAATTATGGCTTTCAGTTTATTTTAGAAGAAGGACAAAGGGCAGGATTGGCAAAGACTCTTGATCAACTGCAAATCCAGCTTGAACTAAACCCTTCTGTTCCTAAATCCCGATTTATAGAAGCAGCCAGCAGCCAGCTGTATTTCGAATAAATTTTTCTATAAGTATCCTATCCTTAGAGCTATAATAATGTCATATAAATTGAGAGAGGAAGAATCATATGGCTGAGTTATCAAACTGCCCGAAATGTGATGCGATTTATGTGAAAAATCAATTCCGTGACGTTTGCCAGGACTGCTGGAAA is a genomic window containing:
- a CDS encoding EAL domain-containing protein; amino-acid sequence: MNEFNTQDGEKTTKDIADSSSQQLELTKIKNNLNQAQMIANIGSLEYDVENDKGFWSDQLFRIFGLKPQKGFFPDYRMYLSYLHPDDRPAFEGQFKKLLKEKDSVDLVCRITRQDGEERYIHHRADYFADENGSAKIIATIQDITEKRRMEEQLYENERKIGQIYENLDVGIYSADLAERKVLHFSRGVEGIFGYTAEEFIADFDLWNNVIHPDDMERVETERAKILNGNSIRYQYRIIHKSGEVRWVHDHSIPYLNERGELIRVDGFVTDITEQKWLEKKMRHMAFYDHLTDLPNRRYFDQKLQSLVEDTPQQHFAVLFFDLQRLKQINDTFGHSAGDELLRLVSKRIKERLNSAHFSARISGDQFAMIMEHLQKVENPSFLADSINEIFSETFHIDSFELKISPSIGISVYPNNGKTADELIRNTETSLYHAKQKGKNRFQVYHPSMDIESYKLFTLEQDMRKALQNDEFFLEYQPRVDTKTGKILSAEALLRWNHPEWGRVSPLEFIPVAEESGLIIDIGEYVIRKVSRQLYSWKEKGLNIVPISVNISPLSFLKNSLVSTIEEALEENHLDAALIEIELTESSLINYSENVISVLKELGSMGVKIALDDFGTGYSSITQLKKYKFDVLKIDKTFIQAMDKNAEDAIITANLVQLAHGLNMKVVAEGVETFEQFYSLRKNGCDQIQGYLFSKPVPNSVFEQKLLIGTLKPQNIKEENVFKGLRKYARVEFPYPLEADMTILELNHKSVKMGSTKILIEDISAGGVKFVSKIKLPVRKDIILLIETMLLGENLAFKGTIVRKDGISDTLTNYGFQFILEEGQRAGLAKTLDQLQIQLELNPSVPKSRFIEAASSQLYFE